One Tripterygium wilfordii isolate XIE 37 chromosome 10, ASM1340144v1, whole genome shotgun sequence DNA segment encodes these proteins:
- the LOC120008089 gene encoding uncharacterized protein LOC120008089: MRYKCNIYIQHKKFEFNAIYIYISAPLSTIQRKTHQLSFFPSMAIQLRSTKSLIFLFLISAVPIAFIIPLELSKPPTHVFHYHSSGFFRESAKWDDLNRRFIVGFMEGGVGQIKVPDDYSPGTVLDEVTVVKDVDLAGNASLGVLVDRPRNRLLVTTGDVIKGRYGALAAYDLSTWQRLFLTQLSGPSEKTLADDVAVDAEGNAYVTDARTSKIWKVGPNGEFLNTITNPLFIVKEWYRNFMAALNGIVYHPDGYLLAIHTGSGNLYKIDIAKGNEVKLIPVNGSLIFGDGMELLSPTKLVVAGNPTGRLVESSDGWETASVVSKFKGPAHRLATAVTVKDGKVYVSHLLGMGYPAKKHALVEAVFST; this comes from the exons ATGCGATATaagtgcaatatatatatacaacataaAAAATTCGAGTTCAacgcaatatatatatatataagcgcTCCCCTGTCTACCATTCAACGCAAAACCCACcaactctctttctttccatcaatGGCGATCCAACTGCGCTCCACCAAATCACTCATCTTTCTCTTCCTCATCTCTGCCGTTCCCATCGCCTTCATCATCCCTTTGGAGCTCTCCAAGCCTCCCACACATGTCTTCCACTACCACAGCTCCGGCTTCTTCCGCGAGTCCGCCAAATGGGACGATCTCAACCGTCGATTCATCGTCGGGTTCATGGAGGGCGGAGTGGGCCAAATCAAGGTCCCCGACGATTACTCGCCCGGCACCGTTTTGGATGAGGTCACCGTGGTCAAAGACGTTGACTTGGCCGGAAATGCTTCTCTCGGTGTACTCGTTGACCGCCCGAGGAATCGGCTCCTCGTGACCACCGGTGATGTTATTAAGGGACGGTATGGTGCTCTGGCGGCTTATGATTTGTCGACGTGGCAGCGATTGTTTCTCACCCAACTCAGCGGCCCGA GTGAGAAGACTTTGGCAGATGATGTTGCAGTTGATGCAGAAGGTAATGCTTATGTTACTGATGCCAGAACCAGCAAAATTTGGAAGGTTGGGCCTAACGGCGAGTTCCTAAACACCATCACAAATCCACTCTTCATAGTAAAAGAATGGTACAGAAATTTCATGGCAGCACTAAATGGAATTGTTTATCATCCTGATGGATACTTGCTAGCCATCCATACCGGTAGTGGGAATCTGTACAAGATCGACATTGCCAAAGGCAATGAAGTGAAGTTAATTCCGGTGAATGGCTCGTTGATATTTGGAGATGGTATGGAGCTGCTTTCTCCAACTAAGCTTGTAGTTGCAGGAAACCCTACTGGGAGATTGGTGGAGAGCTCGGATGGGTGGGAAACAGCTTCTGTTGTGAGCAAGTTTAAAGGGCCTGCTCATCGGCTTGCCACTGCAGTGACCGTGAAGGACGGGAAGGTTTACGTTAGTCACTTGCTCGGTATGGGGTACCCTGCAAAGAAACATGCCCTTGTTGAGGCAGTTTTTTCTACTTGA
- the LOC120006975 gene encoding protein trichome birefringence-like 6: MERQRSFTLKSTRFLVFSFTISSSIIFLTFFSFWVFKFNPSIRQETHLGLNKSFRNLGLTPSTVQALTGFTGNFSEISILNDTYLSVHRNTTRYAEISVSDGLAQQNESRVSEDQIPAVEVMLEASPEKLQVSGGEAVEDVKREASSYEKLELLNSDGNEERHNRTTSIERIGGPSTGSIVERRTGDCDITVGKWVYDESYPLYTNGSCPFIDEGFNCQSNGRQDLDYTKWRWQPRDCDIPRFNAPKMLDLIRGKRMVFVGDSINRNQWESMLCMLMGAIKDPKRVYETRGRRITKEKGNYSFKFVDYRCTVEYYVTHFLVHESKARVGRKRAQTLRIDTIDRGSSRWKGADILIFNTAHWWSHHKTKAGINYYQEGDQVYPRLDVKTAFRRALMTWASWVDKHINPRKTQVFFRSSSPSHFSGGQWNSGGHCMEASRPLNNTISIGYPEKNIIAEEVLKLMKTPVTYLNVTRVSEFRIDGHPSLYGRKTGKSLSIQDCSHWCLPGVPDVWNELLYFHLQTKQSKSLH; the protein is encoded by the exons ATGGAGAGGCAGAGGAGTTTCACATTGAAATCCACGAGATTCTTGGTATTTTCCTTCACAATATCGTCTTCTATCATTTTCCtcaccttcttctccttctgggTTTTCAAATTTAACCCTTCGATTCGTCAAGAAACCCATCTTGGACTCAATAAATCCTTCCGCAATCTGGGTCTCACTCCCTCGACTGTGCAGGCATTGACTGGTTTCACTGGAAATTTCTCCGAGATTTCGATTTTGAACGATACCTATTTGAGTGTACATCGAAATACTACTCGGTATGCTGAAATTTCTGTTTCTGATGGGCTTGCACAGCAGAATGAGTCAAGAGTGTCTGAAGATCAAATCCCGGCCGTGGAAGTTATGCTCGAAGCTTCACCTGAGAAACTTCAGGTTTCAGGCGGTGAAGCGGTTGAGGATGTGAAGAGAGAAGCAAGCTCATATGAGAAACTTGAACTATTGAACAGTGACGGGAACGAAGAAAGGCATAACAGAACTACTTCAATTGAGAGAATTGGAGGTCCAAGTACTGGGAGTATAGTAGAGAGAAGGACAGGAGACTGTGATATTACCGTAGGGAAGTGGGTCTATGATGAGAGCTATCCTCTCTACACAAATGGTTCCTGTCCTTTCATTGATGAAGGTTTCAACTGTCAAAGTAATGGAAGACAGGATCTAGATTATACGAAGTGGAGATGGCAACCACGAGACTGTGACATTCCCAG ATTCAATGCTCCAAAAATGCTGGATTTGATCAGAGGAAAAAGGATGGTTTTTGTTGGTGATTCAATTAATAGAAATCAGTGGGAGTCTATGCTGTGTATGTTAATGGGAGCGATTAAAGATCCAAAGAGGGTTTATGAGACTCGTGGGCGCAGAATCACTAAGGAGAAGGGGAATTATAGCTTCAAATTCGTG GATTATCGGTGTACTGTTGAATACTATGTGACCCATTTCTTAGTTCATGAGAGCAAAGCAAGAGTTGGGCGGAAGCGGGCACAGACCTTGCGAATTGATACTATTGATCGTGGCTCATCAAGGTGGAAAGGAGCCGATATTTTGATCTTCAACACTGCACATTGGTGGTCTCATCACAAAACAAAGGCCGG GATCAACTATTACCAAGAAGGGGACCAAGTTTATCCCCGGCTCGATGTTAAGACAGCATTTAGAAGAGCCTTGATGACTTGGGCATCATGGGTTGACAAACACATAAACCCAAGAAAAACTCAAGTTTTCTTCCGAAGTTCATCGCCTTCCCACTTCAG CGGAGGTCAATGGAATTCGGGTGGACATTGTATGGAAGCTAGTCGACCCCTCAATAACACTATAAGCATCGGCTATCCTGAGAAGAATATTATTGCAGAGGAGGTTCTGAAGCTGATGAAAACTCCTGTCACGTATTTGAATGTGACGAGGGTTTCTGAGTTTAGGATCGATGGTCATCCATCTCTATATGGGAGAAAAACAGGAAAGTCTTTGAGCATTCAGGACTGTAGCCATTGGTGTCTTCCTGGTGTTCCAGACGTATGGAATGAATTGTTGTATTTTCATTTgcaaactaaacaaagtaaaagTTTGCACTAG
- the LOC120006976 gene encoding F-box/LRR-repeat protein At3g26922-like gives MPAAMEVQPSHSESFDQSRESVHGEEDRISELPNEIRVSILSLLPIKDAARTSVLSRRWKHLWRYFTGNLYLSTLNSTIWKIVREMKSLKVERFHFIGYVNSILEVLQCSSLDSFRVRFDLNERSKRYINSWVEFAMTKRVQRLELDFTPFFYAKKLYSFPKLPGIDSLKSITLKYVNVSGELVEYFMSQCPLLENLSVAFSEKLVNMRVVGDLLSLKRLNVSNCEELERVEICAINLVSFRYFGRRIELHIQNAPNLVDLSIGGRFQELVEYVVCPLSGYLAQIQILTLGMNILEEDLEFPQLPKLTNLRQLKLRVFAPDGKCLLGLTSLIEASPFLERFTLRFVGSGQWGGSRRQRMVKKSMNYPNKNLKVVEIVGFVGHANDMELVTYLLESASMLEKMVVKLSHPFIFGASSECMEAEKEEMARKCSLRLEPKLPLGAKLVIC, from the exons ATGCCAGCAGCAATGGAGGTGCAGCCAAGTCATTCTGAATCATTTGACCAG AGTCGAGAGAGCGTCCACGGTGAGGAGGATCGGATCAGTGAATTGCCTAATGAAATTCGTGTTTCAATCCTGTCGTTGTTGCCGATAAAAGACGCAGCAAGAACCAGTGTTCTCTCTCGGCGATGGAAACATCTGTGGAGATACTTCACAGGCAATTTGTACCTGAGTACCTTGAACTCAACGATATGGAAAATCGTGAGGGAAATGAAATCACTGAAAGTCGAAAGATTCCACTTCATAGGGTATGTAAATTCCATTTTGGAGGTCCTTCAATGTTCAAGTTTGGATTCATTTCGAGTTCGTTTCGATTTGAACGAGCGATCAAAACGATATATCAACAGTTGGGTTGAGTTTGCAATGACAAAGAGGGTTCAAAGGCTGGAGCTTGATTTCACTCCTTTCTTCTATGCAAAGAAGCTCTACAGTTTCCCTAAACTTCCTGGTATTGATTCCTTGAAATCCATTACTCTGAAATATGTTAATGTGAGTGGAGAGCTTGTAGAGTACTTCATGTCACAATGTCCTTTGTTGGAGAATTTATCTGTGGCCTTTTCGGAGAAATTAGTGAATATGAGGGTTGTGGGTGATTTACTCAGCTTGAAGCGCTTGAATGTATCCAATTGTGAAGAATTGGAAAGAGTAGAAATTTGTGCCATAAATCTTGTGTCTTTCAGATATTTTGGAAGAAGAATTgaattacatattcaaaatgCACCCAACCTTGTCGATTTATCGATAGGCGGGCGATTTCAGGAGCTTGTTGAGTATGTTGTTTGCCCACTTTCTGGCTATCTTGCTCAGATACAGATTCTTACTCTAGGCATGAACATTTTAGAG gaAGATTTGGAATTCCCACAATTACCAAAGTTGACAAATCTTCGGCAACTGAAATTAAGAGTCTTTGCACCTGATGGGAAATGCCTCCTTGGCTTAACATCTCTGATAGAGGCATCACCTTTCTTGGAGAGATTTACACTGAGG TTTGTAGGGAGTGGACAATGGGGTGGATCCAGGAGACAAAGAATGGTGAAGAAGTCCATGAACTATCCCAATAAGAATCTCAAGGTGGTGGAAATAGTTGGATTTGTGGGTCATGCAAATGATATGGAGCTTGTCACTTACTTACTTGAAAGTGCCAGCATGCTGGAAAAGATGGTAGTTAAACTCTCTCATCCATTTATATTTGGGGCATCTAGTGAGTGCATGGAAgctgaaaaagaagaaatggcAAGAAAGTGTTCCCTGAGACTAGAGCCGAAACTTCCACTGGGAGCTAAACTAGTTATCTGTTAA